A stretch of Coturnix japonica isolate 7356 chromosome 11, Coturnix japonica 2.1, whole genome shotgun sequence DNA encodes these proteins:
- the LOC107319104 gene encoding C-type lectin domain family 18 member A-like isoform X6, with the protein MVLNHLHVILSHTLVFRYIPVVPSHPLMPLVVTQHSLPICYIQVFPGDSQTPPAHPTPPGDPPLNSCSPQPPPWCLHHLPLPTSAPSPVSQQEWSEELAQLAVARVATCLEGPSPPSAPQLGWSEALLPVGAGGFVELLERWFAEGRRYDYGAARCAGSATCRHYTQLVWATAGRLGCGRQMCTGSRGRSQAFACAYSPGGNWELDGAPIAPYQHGPWCSLCTAGLSGCFKSWDHSGGLCEVPRNPCRMSCRNGAHLNVSSCQCVCAPGYTGRFCQVRCSVRCLHGKFRQEECSCLCDAGYGGAECGSEWGLCPPGGPFAPAPTCAPPVPTARVPFPFHACDVRIDGDCFTISPEADTYYGAKAKCQEKGAMLAQIRSQKVQDILAFYLSRLESSNRVMDTDFDTRNFWIGLTYKTSKASFRWDTGEPSAFTSFAFGQPDNQGFGNCVEMQAAAAFNWNDQRCKTRNRYICQFGEHVATALGSPVCTAAP; encoded by the exons ATGGTTCTCAATCACCTCCATGTGATCCTCAGTCACACTTTGGTCTTCAGATACATTCCAGTGGTCCCCAGTCATCCACTAATGCCTCTGGTGGTCACCCAACATTCCCTGCCCATCTGTTACATCCAAGTATTCCCTGGTGATTCCCAAACACCTCCTGCTCACCCAACACCCCCTGGTGACCCCCCACTCAATTCCTGCAGTCCCCAACCACCCCCTTGGTGCCTCCACCATCTCCCATTGCCCACCAGTGCCCCCAGCCCGGTGTCCCAGCAGGAGTGGAGTgaggagctggcacagctggcGGTAGCACGGGTGGCAACCTGCCTGGAGGGTCCCAGtcctccatcagccccacagctgggcTGGAGCGAGGCCTTGCTGCCGGTGGGAGCCGGGGGCTTCGTCGAGCTGCTGGAGCGCTGGTTCGCCGAGGGCCGACGCTATGACTATGGGGCAGCACGTTGCGCAGGTAGCGCTACCTGCCGCCATTACACAcag CTGGTGTGGGCCACAGCGGGGCGGCTGGGCTGCGGCAGGCAGATGTGCACAGGGAGCAGGGGCCGGAGCCAGGCATTCGCCTGCGCCTACTCACCTGG GGGGAACTGGGAGCTGGATGGAGCCCCCATCGCCCCCTACCAGCACGGACCCTGGTGCTCGCTGTGCACCGCCGGCCTCTCCGGCTGCTTCAAGTCCTGGGACCACAGTGGTGGGCTCTGCG AGGTCCCCAGGAACCCGTGTCGCATGAGCTGCAGGAACGGAGCACACCTCAACGTCAGCAGCTGCCAGTGCGTCTGTGCACCCGGGTACACGGGGCGCTTCTGCCAAG TGCGGTGCAGCGTGCGGTGCCTCCATGGGAAGTTCCGGCAGGAGGAGTGCTCCTGCCTCTGTGATGCCGGCTATGGCGGTGCTGAGTGTGGCAGTGAGTGGGGGCTGTGCCCGCCGGGGGGTCCCTTTGCCCCAGCACCCACCTGTGCCCCACCTGTGCCCACAGCCAGGGTCCCATTCCCATTCCACGCCTGTGATGTGAGGATCGATGGCGACTGCTTCACTATTTCCCCCGAGGCTGACACGTACTATGGGGCCAAAGCCAAGTGCCAG GAGAAAGGGGCGATGCTGGCCCAGATCAGGAGCCAGAAGGTGCAGGACATCCTGGCCTTCTACCTCAGCCGCCTGGAGAGCAGCAACAGGGTGATGGACACCGACTTTGACACCCGTAACTTCTGGATTG GTCTCACCTACAAGACATCCAAGGCTTCGTTCCGCTGGGACACGGGAGAGCCTTCTgccttcaccagctttgcttttgGGCAGCCGGACAACCAGGG CTTTGGGAACTGCGTGGagatgcaggcagcagctgctttcaacTGGAACGACCAACGCTGCAAGACCCGGAACCGATACATCTGCCAGTTCGGTGAGCACGTAGCCACAGCCCTCGGGTCCCCCgtgtgcacagcagcaccctga
- the LOC107319104 gene encoding C-type lectin domain family 18 member A-like isoform X7, producing MVLNHLHVILSHTLVFRYIPVVPSHPLMPLVVTQHSLPICYIQVFPGDSQTPPAHPTPPGDPPLNSCSPQPPPWCLHHLPLPTSAPSPVSQQEWSEELAQLAVARVATCLEGPSPPSAPQLGWSEALLPVGAGGFVELLERWFAEGRRYDYGAARCAGSATCRHYTQLVWATAGRLGCGRQMCTGSRGRSQAFACAYSPGGNWELDGAPIAPYQHGPWCSLCTAGLSGCFKSWDHSGGLCEVPRNPCRMSCRNGAHLNVSSCQCVCAPGYTGRFCQVRCSVRCLHGKFRQEECSCLCDAGYGGAECGSEWGLCPPGGPFAPAPTCAPPVPTARVPFPFHACDVRIDGDCFTISPEADTYYGAKAKCQEKGAMLAQIRSQKVQDILAFYLSRLESSNRVMDTDFDTRNFWIGLTYKTSKASFRWDTGEPSAFTSFAFGQPDNQGFGNCVEMQAAAAFNWNDQRCKTRNRYICQFAQEHISRWQRDP from the exons ATGGTTCTCAATCACCTCCATGTGATCCTCAGTCACACTTTGGTCTTCAGATACATTCCAGTGGTCCCCAGTCATCCACTAATGCCTCTGGTGGTCACCCAACATTCCCTGCCCATCTGTTACATCCAAGTATTCCCTGGTGATTCCCAAACACCTCCTGCTCACCCAACACCCCCTGGTGACCCCCCACTCAATTCCTGCAGTCCCCAACCACCCCCTTGGTGCCTCCACCATCTCCCATTGCCCACCAGTGCCCCCAGCCCGGTGTCCCAGCAGGAGTGGAGTgaggagctggcacagctggcGGTAGCACGGGTGGCAACCTGCCTGGAGGGTCCCAGtcctccatcagccccacagctgggcTGGAGCGAGGCCTTGCTGCCGGTGGGAGCCGGGGGCTTCGTCGAGCTGCTGGAGCGCTGGTTCGCCGAGGGCCGACGCTATGACTATGGGGCAGCACGTTGCGCAGGTAGCGCTACCTGCCGCCATTACACAcag CTGGTGTGGGCCACAGCGGGGCGGCTGGGCTGCGGCAGGCAGATGTGCACAGGGAGCAGGGGCCGGAGCCAGGCATTCGCCTGCGCCTACTCACCTGG GGGGAACTGGGAGCTGGATGGAGCCCCCATCGCCCCCTACCAGCACGGACCCTGGTGCTCGCTGTGCACCGCCGGCCTCTCCGGCTGCTTCAAGTCCTGGGACCACAGTGGTGGGCTCTGCG AGGTCCCCAGGAACCCGTGTCGCATGAGCTGCAGGAACGGAGCACACCTCAACGTCAGCAGCTGCCAGTGCGTCTGTGCACCCGGGTACACGGGGCGCTTCTGCCAAG TGCGGTGCAGCGTGCGGTGCCTCCATGGGAAGTTCCGGCAGGAGGAGTGCTCCTGCCTCTGTGATGCCGGCTATGGCGGTGCTGAGTGTGGCAGTGAGTGGGGGCTGTGCCCGCCGGGGGGTCCCTTTGCCCCAGCACCCACCTGTGCCCCACCTGTGCCCACAGCCAGGGTCCCATTCCCATTCCACGCCTGTGATGTGAGGATCGATGGCGACTGCTTCACTATTTCCCCCGAGGCTGACACGTACTATGGGGCCAAAGCCAAGTGCCAG GAGAAAGGGGCGATGCTGGCCCAGATCAGGAGCCAGAAGGTGCAGGACATCCTGGCCTTCTACCTCAGCCGCCTGGAGAGCAGCAACAGGGTGATGGACACCGACTTTGACACCCGTAACTTCTGGATTG GTCTCACCTACAAGACATCCAAGGCTTCGTTCCGCTGGGACACGGGAGAGCCTTCTgccttcaccagctttgcttttgGGCAGCCGGACAACCAGGG CTTTGGGAACTGCGTGGagatgcaggcagcagctgctttcaacTGGAACGACCAACGCTGCAAGACCCGGAACCGATACATCTGCCAGTTCG CCCAGGAGCACATCTCCCGATGGCAGCGGGACCCCTGA